TCGCCTCGGGCCGGGGAAGGGGTTTCCTTCGCCTTGGTTGCAAATCGGGGAGCGAACGCCCCCGTCTCGGGGCCCTCGGTggcgcggggggcagcgggacgtgcccctgcccagcccctccccgTCGGGGAGAGGGCAGTGATAAGCTATAAAGAAGTATTAATTTAttggaggggaaagaaaaaaaaaaaaaaaaagatataaaccagatttcccccacccccaaaataataaaaagaataaactttaacaaatatatatttaaaagatttaaaaatattagcaatTATATataaagcagtttaaaagaaatcaagagaaaaCTGGATTTTAGCTTGAGAAAAACTATTAGATTATACTAAGCTGTGTGTCTTGTGGCAAACTCATTCTACGAGTAGCACAATATTTACCTTTTCTCTGGGTGGAAGGTACGTGCGAGCAGTTCTGTTCGGGTCTTTCCGTTGGGATTCAGTGTCGCGTCTTTATTTTTCCACCATTAAGAACTCAAAGGATGTGCCTTGTTTTATGGAGGTTTTTGTTAATTCTTATACTGGAGGTGTTTCGTTTCTTTCGGCGTGTCTTCAGGTTTTGGGTtcgtttcttttctttcttttcgGCATTTGGTGTGCGtgggtgtgcgtgtgtgtgcacgcgGGGTGCGTGTGCTCGCATGCGTTCTCCGGGACGCACCGCTGTATATTCCTGTATAAACTGGAGTTGGAGTCTGGTTCAGTCGCTTGAGTCCTGATGAATGCATTTTTTGCTTGTGGTTTCAAAACAAAGTGTTgctgttcctttcttttcttgagaCGTACAGAGTGGTCTCTCCCTccgccttcctctccctccctccctctcccccccccccccccttctctctctcttccctgcccgTCTCTCCCGTTGTGGTCGCTGATCCAGATGTGTTTGGCACAACTTtgaaatttctttaaaaaaaaaaaaaaacaaacacaacaaaaaagactttaaaaataaggaaaaaaaaaaaaaatcacccgCCTGAAAATatctgttgaaaagaaaaaaatatgtatcttaaaaaaaaaaaaaaaatccataaagtTCTACATGAtggatatatacatatatatattttttatgatTAAGTTATGGACTCTGTATCGTATCCCATCTGTCAAGCTATGCATCTTGGTGCTTCTCCCTGCTCTTCTGTGCTTAGATTTCACCTCTACTCGTCTTATTCTTCCTATTCTGAATAGTAGATGGCTCGTGGTGCTGTGAAGAAGTTTGCTCCTATACAAAGTCTGgcaacaaatatttaaagaaaaataaaaaaaacataaaacccCTGCCGGGCTGCCACAACTCTTTGTGTCCAAAAAGCATCAGCCGTCGCGTGCGATGGCTCTGGCCGCAGGGTCCCGGGCCGTGCCGGCGCAGCAGGTGCCGGCAGCCGCGGTGCACGTGGGTCCTCGTGGCGCGGTCGTGCTTTGCCGGGTGTAGGCGCCGCGCAGCCCGAGGCCACCCTTGGGTGCCTGTGCCCGGGCCGGGTGCGGGTGCTGAgggtgctgcagcagcctgggaaCTGCCAGGATGCCCAGTCCCCACAGCCCATTTTTCACAGCGGGCGCCGCGGCCGTGCCCACCCCTCCAGCGCAGCCGAACGATGGGCgcaggctgggggcaggagctgccgcAGGACCGGTGCTGGCCGCCAGCTCCCGCCGAGAGCCTGCAATAACTCACGCTGGCCAGGAACAATTCTTTCCGCTTTTATTGTCAATGAAGAAATAATCAAATCTATATTACAATCTtaaaaacagtagaaaatgTGAGTAAAAAAGCAACGAaggctttttctctttaatgtgGAGACCATTATTACAGGGTGGTGAACAATGGGCTTGTGTTACTTGATTTGAGAACTAGCTGTGGCGTAAAAATCGTACCTGGCTACTCAAGAAAACACCTCTTCCCAGATGGATCAGCCTGACATCTTGGcagtaaaattaaatactaGAGACAGAAAGGGGTGGGGGTCCCAACCCAGGGCAAGGCCTAATGCTCAGTTCTACCATTTACaaagggacctggccaggctggctCCCGCCTGCGACACGCTGAACCATCGAGTCCCAGCGCTGGCCGAGGCCCGCGCCGCATCTGTGCCGGTGCCCGGTGGGGCTGCCGCGGCCCCGAGGCCCAGCTTCGCCCCGGCCCGCGCCCCAGAGGATGCTCCCCGGCTCGGGGGGacgcaggcagaggagggcacCCTGCGGTGCTGTGCGGAAGGCGCTGGCAGCGGAACGGCTTCCTCTGCGTTTCCAATCGTATACGGCAGATCTGAGGGAACATCTGGAGCGTCCGTGGGCCAGACCCGTCCTGAGAGCTGCCAGCCGGGGTCCTTGCGGGTGGGGGAACCGGCCAATGGGCAGCGGCAGGCAGTGGTCGGTGCggaggggagctgcagcagttaTTTCATAGTCGTGTTAGTCACCCAGCAGGCCGACGAAGGGGAGGAGTTTTTGGTCTTTCAGTGTGCAGGACTAGCGTGACGCTCTCGCTAGCACGTCCAGACCTGCGGAGCAGAGACAAGAGGAACCCATGGCAGGGGTGGTTCggagcagctctgtgggctTCTCTTCATCCTCTTGCGGAGCTTCCCTTTGGGCTTCCAGCATCCACAACACCCTCTGTCAGGAGTTAAACCTCCCACCCGTCGAGAACCATCCCCTTGCTGGTTTGAAGACAGCTCCTAACTCATTTACTGCCCTAGTTCTAGTACTGGAAGAGCCCGAACCATCAAGGAGAAGCCTGAGGAAACCAACCTTTACAGTGCTGTCCACAGCGCCGGAGAAGAGGCGGCCCCTGGAGACTGCGAGGGCAGTGACGCTACCCTGGTGTCGCAGCAGCGTCTGAGTACAGATCATGTTGTCCATGCTCCAcacctagaatcatagaatcatcgaatcgtttaggttggaaaagacctttgagatcatccagtccaaccattaacttaacactaccaagtccaccactaaaccagttaaggggagagtagcaaccccacgcctcctggcttggtggctggattattttttaatgaaagtaaaacgaggaatcattaaggttggaagggatctgtaagatcatcagtccaatcatcaacccaacacccccatgcccactaaaccatgtcccgaagtgccacctctgcccattttttgaactcttccagggatggggactccaccacctctacGGGCACACGGGAGGCGTGAGCCAAGCGAGCGGCACAGAGCTCTGGCACATCCCGAGCACCGGGAGGGACGGGGGATACTGAGTGTCACAGGGTTCGAGCCAGGTGACACAAATTAAATACAAGGCCATGTGGCATGCAGGGATGAGGATCCCCCATTGTCCCTTTCCCTCAGGGCTGTCCATTCTTTCACCACTGTGCCAAATGCAGACGCAGCTGCGCATCCCTGGACACGTACCCTGAGAGACCGATCGTACGATGCACTGAAGACTTTGGTTTGATCCGGCGTGGAGATGACAGCGAGGGCGTAGACCGTACCCACGTGCCCAGTCAGCGTGCGGACTTGTTCCTTTGTCTCTATATCCCAGACCTGTGGGAGGAGAGTGGGGCTCGGAGACTGCACTGGGCTGCAGACCACCAACTTCTCCTCCGAGAGGTGTTTCCACCTCTCGGCTGGGTGCTGTGCACCCACGCTCTGGGCGTGCCATAAAGGGGACCGGCAGAGCCAGGCCCCTATCTCCttgcccctctcccccagcctcaAGCCAGCAAATGCATCGAACCCCGCAGCCCCTACATGGATGAGGTTCTCGTAGGTGCCACAAACAATGTGGTGGTTTGTCACAGCGATGGAGTAGACGCTGCCTCCTGACGTCTgcagcacatgcacacactccAAGTTGCGGATGTCCCAGATCTGAAAGAGATGCCGGAGGAAAGGCAGGGTAAGACCCATGCAGGAACCCCTCTCCGGGAGGCAGCTCCCTTGAAGCTCTTCTCCAGCCACGCATGGAGTCAGCCTGGCTCCGTGTGTGCCCAGATTGCATCTTTAAGGACAAATCTGTCCGGCTGGGAATGTTCAGTACCGATGAGCAAAGTCTTGCTATCTTATTTAGCTGCCCAGCTTTGAACATCCAGGCTGAAAAAGGTCATGGAGATTGCACACCCTCTGTGTGTGactatacacacacatgtgcacacacacaacccAGTCCTTGATAGCACTAAAAACTGATGTGGACAAATTAACAGGGATTTATTAACGCTGAGGAGGGAAACTTCAAATTCTCTTGTGTCACCCAGATGCTGAGAGGTGAACTATTCATCAAAGCCTGAGCCAACACAGATGAGGGCATTTCAGAAACCACACATGGATTTATGGGAACTCTGCAGCCAGCCAGTGACCTTCTCCTGTTATCAGCAGGGCTGTCAGCGCAGATAACGCTGCggcagctgcagaggcagcgTGAGGTGCCGTAGCTGTGAGGCCACGTTTTATCTTAGTGAGCATCCCCCAGCAGCTGTGCTCCCAAGGACCAGCCAGAGCCCAGCCTTTGTGCCGGCAAAGATGCAATCAGCACGGTAAAATCTAGTGTGTCAGCAACACTACAGCAGCACTCTCACATCCTAGCAGCTACCTTTTGTCCTGCTCCACCAACCCACGCTGCAGCACACAGATACGTAGAGGCACGGGGAGAGCCGATAGCTTACAGTCGCCACGAGTCTCAGGGTCCCACCTTGATTGTTTGGTAAGATCCGCTGTAGAGATAGTTTTGAGAAGCCACCAGCGCTCGCACCCAGTGATTAAGACCTGTCAGCTCCTTCTTCAGTTTGAGCTCGGTACCTACAATATCCCAGACCTGCGGAAAGCacgaacacacacacacacagaggagagGCTCAGTGACGGGGCACAACAGGTCAGCCTCTAGCTCgggggccgggcgctgcccacccctgcccaccccaccagcagaaggccctcccagctcctgctggctctCCTGCCCCATGGGAATCGCCTGAACCCACTGACTTGCAGATAAAACACACAATCCCTACGCTGAGTAGGCATGTTCCCTGAGGGCCTGGGAGAGCTCGCCTGGAGCCTGCATTATCACTGGCAGAGACCTTTCCCTAGCAGAGCCATGGGCTGGAAAAACCTAAACCAAATCTACAGTCAAGATCTGCTCTGGACTTCCActcccagcctgtccccacAAAGCTCCATTCCCAGAGCTCCTGGGAAACCCTGGCCGAAATTCCCAGCACACAGGGATTGACGGATCTCACCCTGCCGCtccaaagcagcacaaaaacAAAAGGCCCCAAGTTCTGCTTCTGCTTAGTGCTGTCTcactgctcctccagccccgaGCACTCTCTAGACAGCTGAACCTCTCCAGGCCCCAGATAAAGAAAAGAGCATGCGCCCTCTTACAGACGGATGGTCCCATAAGCCGTCTCACCAGGAGCTGGAAGCAGAAGTAAGGGAATCTAGCCAAGGCTTTAAAGGGCAACTTGCAAAGCTGTTCCCTGATTTCTGCATGCTTTAGGTAAAGAATGCAGATTCAAGATCCTTTGGAGGGGGTTTCAAAACAGGCAGCCTGAATCCCCAGCCAATTCTGGACCCCAGACACAACTCCCAATGGTCTGAGCAGGTCTGTTGGGGGCCCAAGGACACACACACTCGGGAACTGCCAAGATACTCCACCGGCAGCCTCAGGTTTACAGAgttagaagaaacaaaagttattttttcagcCAGGTCCCCTAACATCTTTGACTTCAGCACAGAGCACGGGCTAAacctctgcagccctggctgctctgTGTAGCTGTGCTTCTCTGTGTGGCTCAGGAGAGCTTAGTAACAAGGTCACCTACAGATCAAGATGCCACTTTCTTCCTGTTTGGACACTGCTGCCTGACAGTCTGTACCATCGGTCCCCAACCAGACCAAGAGGAGCCACCCCAGAGCTCTACCTTGATGGCTTTGAGAGAGCCGCTGAACAGCATGTTGTGCGAGGAgaccaaagtgcaaacaggaTTGTCATGTGCCCGGATCGTGTTCACTTTctgcaggttttgaatatcccagacctgcaaaggagaagaagaatGCCTGTGAGGGCCAGAGGCAGGCCCCTTGTGCTGGAGCCCTTCTTCTTTGGCTCTGAAGGCAGGCAATCACACACAGGCAAAAacacaggcaggacagggcaCTGGTACGAGCCACTGTCCTGGCTTGATCAGGACTGagcaccctgccccagcgcAGAGCACCAGCACCGCAGGAGTGGGCAGTGGGAAATGCAGCCTGCAGGAAACACCCAAATCCAACCCAGGAGTAACTTGGCTGAAGGCAGTGGGTAAAGCACACACGGGTTTATCAGTCTTCCACCACTGGCAGCTGAAAAGCCTTATAGAAAAAAGGATGCAGGTCCCTGCTCTACAACAGCCTGGGGCTGGCCTGTAGCTCTCACATCCCAACCGCGAAGCGGAGCAGGGGTCCTGGGTACTCACAATAATGGTGCAGTCAGCAGAGCCGCTGTACAGCTTGTTCCTGTAATGtcaccagaaaacaaaaggaggtCAGCGAGGGAGAGCGACGAGTGCAGGGTCCCAGCTCGTTCCCAGGCACCGTGCTGGGTGAGGAGCTGCGGTCCCACAGCCTCACTGGGCCAGGACTAAACACACCAACCCCAGGAGCGGAGCCCAGGATTCGTGGGGAGGCCGGGCTGGATTGGCCCTTCGAGCAGGAGGCCAGGCACCCCGCTGGTGAccagggaaggaaggcaggacaGCAGGGGAGGCCAAAGAGATAAGTGCtttgttgatttttaaagaggaaagaggCAAGATGTGCCTCTCATGCACAATCGTGGCGCGTGCAGGACCGAGGACGGGAATTGTAAGGGCAGGCTCGGCAGCCCCAGtgctctccctgctctctcctgcaGGGCCAGGTGTCCCTCTCCACTCACCCCTGGATGCAGAGAGCCAGTACAATTCCATCGTGACCCTCCAAGGTCTTTTGGCACTTGTATGTGGTACAGGTATCCCACACCTAACAGGAAACACAAGTCAGCAGAGGGTCACACGCCGGCAGACAGAGCAGCTGGGGACCCGGGCAGGATGTCAGCAAAGCCACAAAAGCATGGAAACGAGGAAACAGGCTGTCACCTGGGCACCTGCCTTCCGGGCTCCCAGGCAGAGATAAGCTTGTCTAGGAAAGGAAATTTACTGCAAAGGGTCAGGTTGAAGTTAATGAGACACCGGACAGCAGCACGCATCAGCTCACTCCGGCACTGCCTTTCACAGCCCAGGCCCAACACAACGCGCTGAACCAGAGACGCAGCTCTCGGGCTCCTGCTTTAGCAACTCACACCCGGTCCGAGGGCTCCAgcggcacagcccagcctgctctgccactgCAAAGGTTCTCCACTGAGCATACACCGCTCACTCAAGAGCGGGAATGAGGGAAGGTGGTGCCCAGAGCAGCCAGGACAGGggagaaagctgttttctttcaataaagTACAGCAATGtccattttcttccatgtgGCTCTTGCTATCACTCAAAGAAACTGAACCAaagctctgctcctggcagggctaGTCGTGGCCGCCCGTGTggctccccagccagccagcagccaccagcagccAACGCAGTGACATTGGGAACTGTTGTTTAGGTTGCACTAGAGCAGTGCTGTCAGTTTGAGTTActgaaaacaggacaaagaaaaacaaacatgccataaaatggaaaaaggacGACATcaggggaaaatgtttttttttctaagatgaTTGTTTTATaacaagggaaaataaaatcagaagccAAAATAGGTTTAGATGCCCTAAACACCAcataaagcaaaaccaggacCAGCAGGAATGAGATTCTAATCAGGACATTGCAAAACCCACTATTTCTCTCGATTTCACTATCACGTAACATTTCCTCACAGAGAATTTTGCCCAACTACAACTGCAAAGAATCATTTAAGATTCTTTGGGAGAAACTTCAGGAAGTGacatccccccaccccacaaacTGCAACTCAGCTTCTGTCCCACCTGAAGCGCATTTACAAATGCAGACGATACACAGAAGAGGCAAGCCTTTACCTTAATGGTTTTGTCTGAAGAGCCACTGAAGAGCAAGTCTCCTATGGAGTAAACGCACAAACACCAGACAGGGCCCTGGTGTCCCACAAAGGTCCCCTTGCACTTGAAGATCTGCTGAGGATCATAGGCTACAGAAACAAGAGGGCAGGTGAGAGGTGGGAGAATGGTGCTGTGCCACGTCGCGGTGAGTTTGGAGGAGACGGAGCTCCCTGCACTGGCCCGGCAGGTCCTCCTTGCGCTTCACGTTGTTGCAGGCCAGAAAGAACCGTGAGACCCTCCCAGTCTGGCTGGAGGGTCTCATGTCCCACCCTTACAGCTCAGTGACTTATCACTGCTTTGAGCCCCAGGGCTCATTTCCCTAATGCAACTCCCAGGCTGGACCGAGGGAGGCCAGAGATGCAGAATCCACTTGACATCTCCCCCAGCAGCTAATAACCCTGCAGCACTGGGAGTTCCCCTTCAGCCAGTGCTTCTGGCAAACTCTCCCaccagtattttcttcctgcagcagcGGTGATCCTGTGAACAAATCACTGCTGCATCCAGAGACAACTGTGACCGTGATGGCTCACTgagccatcaacccaaacctAGCCTGAGAGGATGAAACCGCATGCATACTCACATCCAAGGATGCCCATGTTGAGCCGAGCATTAATGTGGGAGAGTTCAtcctgaaaaacagaacaagctGCATGAGCTGCAGAGCCATCAAGACCAGTCTGCCCTTCTGGGCAGGGCTTTAAGACCGTCCCCCTCCACTGCTAAAATCACTCTTGCCTTTGGACAGGTCTTGACTCCCTGTGAGGGCCCTCCCTCAGCAGCTGACACTGATCGGAGGTCTCCTGCTCTAGGACTGCATGCGTACATCCCTCTGCCACCTCCCTCCAGAGACCACGGGGCTCTGACAGCATCTCAGACCTGCACTAAACTCCTCAGTATTCAGGCAGGCACAGAAATACCTTTCAGAATATACTGTCCTTGTTCTGCCATTCACCAGACtgctaaaaataatcaaatcGGTTACGGGGACTGCTTGCTCAGCTGGGCTCTTGAAGCCCACCTTGCTGGAGAAGAACTGGAAGGTCTCTTTGTAGTCTCCTCCATGGCCCGGTCCCTACTGCATCCATGGGGACCCTCTTCATTAGTATGCTTAGGTGAACCAGGGTGGGCCATCCAGTGGGGTGCAGTCTGCCTGAACTAGGGAGGAATGTCTATCTAACATCAGTGCTTGAATAATGTCCAAAATCATGAGGCAGCTCTCACTCCCAGCTGGTTAGCAGGGATCTGCTTATcttcctgctttctctgcaggcagggagaagggcaTACTGTCCCCAGCTAGTATAAAAGCTACAGCAGTGCCCAGACTTTGGAGCAGAGGTCTCTCTCCTTGCTGCAGGGGCCCTTTCCTCTGGTAACACATTTCAAGAGCAGCAATAGGCTGAGAAAAGACAGCAGGAACCGTTAAAATGGCAGCTCAGATGCAGTGACCAGAATGTGCTCGCTGAGCTGCCTTTAACTCAGCCTAGAGGAAACCTTCACTCAGACCCCAGCTGCagtaaaagcaaaccaaacctgGGGTGAACAGAGCCAGCAAGCAGGAGGGAACCCGAAGGACTGCCCCCATTGCAGGAGAAGCCTAACTAGTAGCAGAGCCAGCAGCTAACTGCATGCAAtccccggccccatcctcacATTCAGCATGGAGGCGTCCCTGCGGAACTCCATCAGGTCCTCGCTCAGCTTGCTCTGGTTCTCGTCCAGCACATCTATGAGAGATGGACAGGCCCACAGTCACTGCAGAGTCAGTGATGGTGTCCAGGGGAACGGGCAGAGGACACCCGCTGCCACCTAACCTCTGAACAGAGGGAGGACAACCCACTGCTGTTACCAGCAGGGAAAAGCAGGAGGGTGTCTGCTACTCAAATGCAAATTGTACTTGGATGTTGAAGACCCAACAAATTTCAGAGGCAAgagagggctgggcacagcaaAGGTGTCCAGGAACCATGCTTGCTCCAGGATGACTGCATTGTTGGCCACTTGACTCACTGACTTTTATGGGGGCTTGTGCCCATGGACTGCACAGGAAAAAGTCACAGGAGAAAGGTGGTAGCTGCCTGCAGACAATTCCATGTGATCGGCGACTGCAGGATTAGGTCCCATGACGTTCTGGCAGCAGAGAAGTCGATGAGACCCCTATTTGTTCCTCTGCAAGGAATATCTGAACCTCCTGAAACCTGCTCAGCACCAGTTTTAAACAAGGAATGAATCCTGTAATGCACCATCCTAACAAAGAGCTGCCCTGTCCCTACAGCTCTGACCACAGAGCTTGTCTGGTGCAGACTCACCAAACTTGAGCTCCAGGTTCTTCTCCAGCTGGTCGATTTTCTCCGAGAGCTTCCCCAGCATGGAGCGCAGGAAGGCAATTTCCTGGTCCTTCTGAGCCATTGCCACCTGCATCTCATGGAAGCGATCGTCTGTCTGCTGCAGGAACTCCTTCAGACCCTCAAACTTGCACGTCTCCAAGTGGGTCTCATAAGTGTCTTGATTTCCTATGAATGTACACCTACAAGGGGAAAACAGACGCTGGCTGGAGCCGGGCTCACACTGGAGACCTCCTTGCTCAGCTGGCTCCTCAGAGGGAGGTCTGAGGCCTGTGTGGGTCCTCAGCTGTTCTGCTGCTCCTACCAGGAGCAGTGGTACTGAGGTTCACCatcctgctggctgcaggcaaCTGCAGGGCAACACAGAGGCCAAGCAGCTCCCATTCTTCCAGCCAGGGCATTGGCCCCAAACTGaactgtctgtctgtctgtctgtctaggTAGTTGCAAGGAAAATCAGATCTCAGGCAAGAGACAGATTGTGGTGTCAGTTCATGTGCTCACCAGGAGCCCGACTGAAGAGCCAtcaaaagcaatggaaaaaactGCAGCTGACCTCGGCAGATGCTGACTTGGGCCTGCAGCATGGCAGGGAGTCAGTGCTGCTCTGTCAGGACCTGCCTTGCTCTGCTTCTGCAACAGTAACCTCAGCTGTGCATCCTGCAGAGAACCCCCCGCCCGAGCTGCACACCTGTTCAGGTGACAATCAACCCTCAGAAGCTGATCAGCGCCTGGGACTGGTTTGAAAGACACTGCTATGGTGCTTGCGTTACTCTTGTACTCATCCTCCTCCCTGCGTGGCTCTGGCCACGTCCACTGCTCTGACT
This sequence is a window from Pelecanus crispus isolate bPelCri1 chromosome 11, bPelCri1.pri, whole genome shotgun sequence. Protein-coding genes within it:
- the TRAF7 gene encoding E3 ubiquitin-protein ligase TRAF7 isoform X1; this encodes MSSNKNARYNRFSSGTTNITTSENTNGTRMETTFGPAYSAVTTITKADGTNTFKQHRRTPSSSSTLTYSPRDEDDGMPPISTPRRSDSAISVRSLHSESNMSLRSTFSLHEEEEEPEPLVFAEQPSVKLCCQLCCSLFKDPVITTCGHTFCRRCALTSEKCPVDNAKLTVVVNNIAVAEQIGELFIHCKYGCRPAASSKPAAFEVDPRGCPFTIKLSARKDHESSCDYRPVRCPNNPSCPPLLKMNLEAHLKECEHIKCPHSKYGCTFIGNQDTYETHLETCKFEGLKEFLQQTDDRFHEMQVAMAQKDQEIAFLRSMLGKLSEKIDQLEKNLELKFDVLDENQSKLSEDLMEFRRDASMLNDELSHINARLNMGILGSYDPQQIFKCKGTFVGHQGPVWCLCVYSIGDLLFSGSSDKTIKVWDTCTTYKCQKTLEGHDGIVLALCIQGNKLYSGSADCTIIVWDIQNLQKVNTIRAHDNPVCTLVSSHNMLFSGSLKAIKVWDIVGTELKLKKELTGLNHWVRALVASQNYLYSGSYQTIKIWDIRNLECVHVLQTSGGSVYSIAVTNHHIVCGTYENLIHVWDIETKEQVRTLTGHVGTVYALAVISTPDQTKVFSASYDRSLRVWSMDNMICTQTLLRHQGSVTALAVSRGRLFSGAVDSTVKVWTC
- the TRAF7 gene encoding E3 ubiquitin-protein ligase TRAF7 isoform X2; translated protein: MSSNKNARYNRFSSGTTNITTSENTNGTRMETTFGPAYSAVTTITKADGTNTFKQHRRTPSSSSTLTYSPRDEDDGMEPLVFAEQPSVKLCCQLCCSLFKDPVITTCGHTFCRRCALTSEKCPVDNAKLTVVVNNIAVAEQIGELFIHCKYGCRPAASSKPAAFEVDPRGCPFTIKLSARKDHESSCDYRPVRCPNNPSCPPLLKMNLEAHLKECEHIKCPHSKYGCTFIGNQDTYETHLETCKFEGLKEFLQQTDDRFHEMQVAMAQKDQEIAFLRSMLGKLSEKIDQLEKNLELKFDVLDENQSKLSEDLMEFRRDASMLNDELSHINARLNMGILGSYDPQQIFKCKGTFVGHQGPVWCLCVYSIGDLLFSGSSDKTIKVWDTCTTYKCQKTLEGHDGIVLALCIQGNKLYSGSADCTIIVWDIQNLQKVNTIRAHDNPVCTLVSSHNMLFSGSLKAIKVWDIVGTELKLKKELTGLNHWVRALVASQNYLYSGSYQTIKIWDIRNLECVHVLQTSGGSVYSIAVTNHHIVCGTYENLIHVWDIETKEQVRTLTGHVGTVYALAVISTPDQTKVFSASYDRSLRVWSMDNMICTQTLLRHQGSVTALAVSRGRLFSGAVDSTVKVWTC
- the TRAF7 gene encoding E3 ubiquitin-protein ligase TRAF7 isoform X3 is translated as MSSNKNARYNRFSSGTTNITTSENTNGTRMETTFGPAYSAVTTITKADGTNTFKQHRRTPSSSSTLTYSPRDEDDGMPPISTPRRSDSAISVRSLHSESNMSLRSTFSLHEEEEEPEPLVFAEQPSVKLCCQLCCSLFKDPVITTCGHTFCRRCALTSEKCPVDNAKLTVVVNNIAVAEQIGELFIHCKYGCRPAASSKPAAFEVDPRGCPFTIKLSARKDHESSCDYRPVRCPNNPSCPPLLKMNLEAHLKECEHIKCPHSKYGCTFIGNQDTYETHLETCKFEGLKEFLQQTDDRFHEMQVAMAQKDQEIAFLRSMLGKLSEKIDQLEKNLELKFDVLDENQSKLSEDLMEFRRDASMLNDELSHINARLNMGILGSYDPQQIFKCKGTFVGHQGPVWCLCVYSIGDLLFSGSSDKTIKVWDIQNLQKVNTIRAHDNPVCTLVSSHNMLFSGSLKAIKVWDIVGTELKLKKELTGLNHWVRALVASQNYLYSGSYQTIKIWDIRNLECVHVLQTSGGSVYSIAVTNHHIVCGTYENLIHVWDIETKEQVRTLTGHVGTVYALAVISTPDQTKVFSASYDRSLRVWSMDNMICTQTLLRHQGSVTALAVSRGRLFSGAVDSTVKVWTC